The following proteins are co-located in the Cryptococcus neoformans var. grubii H99 chromosome 1, complete sequence genome:
- a CDS encoding STE/STE7 protein kinase: MTDPTPPALDSLSLADKAPTPEESPEDAAEQPKPAASPSAGTPGHDAQSSSTSPPQRPQSMQTNDKAPDTSAPASRPQPQHVPASAPALPSTNPVRPQPGARPGAARGMPAPMGMRAQAGRGAGGPQMQTKMLPSLQAKMDKIAASRQGPPPSSGMHDPNATSMGALLRSQALRAPGASQAPPGPGPASGPFGLAARRAAAGGPPRPNLGMMGMGASAPGAVGRGSGLAGRRGPPGGLTLSGMKGAIKDEGNKFSDFQGVMDPSGSLRFSKKAVLHAKGVDFEDGQSFKINMDEIEVLGELGKGNYGSVHKVFHRPTGVTMAMKEIRLELDDSKLNGIIMELDILHRAVAPEIVEFYGAFTIESCVYYCMEYMDAGSLDSLTGGGVAAKDQTKDEENDATKRVPEDVLRRITARIVKGLRFLKDELQIIHRDVKPTNVLINGKGEVKMCDFGVSGQLEKSLAKTNIGCQSYMAPERIKSETANQNPTYTVSSDVWSVGLSIVELAKGCYPYPPETYANVFAQLQAIVHGTPPTLPPGYSDNANDFVAKCLEKDPNRRPTYAQLLEHPFLVADKGAEVDMVGWVEGALKRKAERGIASLNPIQPPVPLEP; encoded by the exons ATGACAGACCCTACGCCCCCCGCCCTGGACAGTCTCTCCCTGGCAGACAAGGCGCCTACTCCCGAAGAAAGTCCCGAAGACGCCGCTGAACAGCCCAAGCCCGCGGCCTCACCGTCCGCAGGCACACCCGGCCATGACGCCCAAAGCTCATCCACCTCGCCCCCGCAACGCCCTCAGTCCATGCAGACAAATGACAAGGCGCCAGATACATCTGCTCCGGCTTCCAGGCCCCAACCGCAACATGTCCCTGCATCGGCACCTGCGCTTCCCTCTACCAACCCCGTCCGTCCACAGCCGGGCGCCCGTCCTGGAGCGGCGAGGGGTATGCCCGCGCCCATGGGTATGCGGGCGCAAGCAGGCCGAGGCGCTGGCGGCCCCCAGATGCAGACCAAGATGCTGCCCAGTTTGCAGGCTAAAATGGACAAG ATCGCGGCGTCTCGGCAAGGGccacctccctcctctgGCATGCATGATCCGAATGCCACATCCATGGGCGCCCTCTTACGCTCCCAAGCCCTCCGCGCCCCCGGCGCATCGCAAGCTCCTCCCGGCCCCGGACCGGCTTCAGGCCCTTTCGGTCTCGCCGCTCGGCGCGCAGCTGCTGGGGGCCCTCCGAGACCGAATTTGGGTATGATGGGTATGGGTGCAAGTGCGCCGGGTGCGGTTGGACGGGGATCAGGTCTGGCGGGTAGACGGGGGCCCCCTGGAGGACTGACACTGAGTGGGATGAAGGGTGCGATCAAGGATGAGGGAAACAAGTTTTCAGACTTTCAGGGTGTCAT GGACCCGTCTGGATCGCTGAGATTCTCAAAGAAGGCTGTCCTGCATGCAAAGGGCGTGGACTTTGAGGATGGGCAAAGTTTCAAGATCAATATGGATGAGATCGAGGTGCTTGGAGAATTAGGAAAGGGCAATTACGGTTCTGTGCACAAAGTCTTCCACCGTCCGACAGGCGTCACCATGGCCATGAAG GAAATCCGGTTAGAACTTGACGATTCCAAGCTCAACGGCATCATTATGGAACTCGACATCCTACACCGGGCCGTTGCTCCCGAAATAGTCGAATTCTACGGTGCATTCACCATTGAATCATGCGTCTACTACTGTATGGAGTACATGGATGCCGGTTCACTCGACTCTCTCACCGGTGGCGGTGTGGCGGCCAAAGATCAAacaaaggatgaagaaaacgATGCGACAAAACGAGTGCCGGAGGATGTATTGAGGAGGATTACAGCGAGAATCGTGAAAGGGTTGAGGTTCTTGAAGGATGAATTGCAGATCATCCAtcgag ACGTCAAACCCACAAATGTGTTAATCAATGGCAAGGGAGAGGTCAAGATGTGTGACTTTGGCGTTTCAGGTCAGCTCGAAAAGAGTTTGGCCAAGACCAATATCGGTTGTCAATCCTACATGGCT CCCGAACGTATCAAGTCTGAAACTGCCAACCAGAATCCTACATATACTGTCTCTTCAGACGTCTGGTCTGTCGGTCTGTCCATTGTCGAGCTTGCCAAGGGGTGTTACCCCTACCCACCGGAGACGTATGCGAATGTGTTTGCGCAGTTGCAGGCGATTGTGCATGGCACTCCGCCAACGTTGCCACCTGGGTACAGCGATAATGCGAATGATTTCGTTGCCAAGTG TCTTGAGAAAGATCCCAACCGACGACCGACTTATGCTCAGCTCTTAGAACATCCTTTCTTGGTAGCGGACAAGGGCGCAGAAGTTGACATGGTTGGATGGGTGGAAGGGGCGTTGAAGCGCAAGGCAGAGAGGGGGATTGCGAGCCTGAATCCTATCCAACCACCTGTCCCTTTGGAACCATAA
- a CDS encoding ATP-dependent RNA helicase DBP4 encodes MAPGDKNQGSSKPQAKQKGTKGKNAQPRLKSNQLKRLKINEELKDLQSRVDNFVPPSEITLFSELPMSSKTQKGLKSSHFLNPTAIQSLAIPPALQARDILGSAKTGSGKTLAFLIPLLERLYLEKWGPMDGLGAVVISPTRELAVQTFMQLRDIGKYHNFSAGLVIGGKPLKEEQERLGRMNILIATPGRLLQHLDSTVGFDSSAVKVLVLDEADRLLDLGFLPALKAIVSHFSPVQTAPGSRPSRQTLLFSATQSKDLAALAKLSLHEPLYISCNKPGEEGVMPANLEQYYAVVPLERKLDALWGFVKSHLKMKGIVFVTSGKQVRFIFETFRRLHPGLPLMHLHGKQKQPTRLDIFQRFSSSKSALLICTDVAARGLDFPAVDWVIQHDCPDDVDTYIHRVGRTARYQSAGTALTILCPSEEEGMKARWGEKMIEVKRIKIKESKMGNLKQSMQNFAFKEPEIKYLGQRAFISYMKSVHIQKDKSIFKIDELPAEAFAESMGLPGAPQIKLGNQRAAKVRGPSKEELARKAEKEEEEDEEEEEERAVVGSDEESEEDGSEGEGSEDEEEEVGDEEESGEGSGSDEETEEEQGASKPKVPAVRTKYDRMFERKNQSILTPHYTALIAHDADNAAGAGEADDDDDVFTLARRDHNLSDDEEADIDVTLGAEALAAELKKPLITSEDLSKRKLKAAASKKGLLKSRPGPEKVLFDEETGEAREFYKSGVDVEKEMSATDKRREYLEKEREIMKIQDKIDKEVAREKKKELKRKRKERERELRQMEMGDEPVAYLGGDDDYASADEGRSLSPSPAPSSEPERHSKKQRRGRVQESEAGDLEDEEALALRLLQGS; translated from the exons ATGGCACCTGGAGACAAGAACCAGGGATCATCCAAACCTCAAGCCAAACAAAAGGGCACGAAGGGCAAAAATGCTCAACCTAGACTCAAATCAAATCAGCTCAAGCGGTTAAAGATTAATGAGGAACTCAAGGATTTGCAGAGCCGTGTGGATAATTTT GTGCCACCATCTGAGATAACATTGTTCTCAGAGCTTCCCATGTCTTCAAAGACACAAAAAG GCTTGAAGAGTAGCCATTTCCTTAATCCTACGGCTATCCAGTCACTCGCCATCCCTCCTGCCCTCCAAGCCCGTGACATTCTTGGCTCAGCCAAGACTGGTTCCGGTAAAACCCTCGCATTTCTTATCCCTCTACTCGAACGTCTTTACCTAGAAAAGTGGGGACCTATGGACGGCCTCGGAGCGGTAGTTATCTCGCCTACAAGAGAGCTGGCTGTTCAGACGTTTATGCAGCTGAGGGATATTGGAAAGTATCACAACTTCTCTGCGGGTCTGGTCATCGGCGGTAAACCCttgaaagaggagcaggaaaGATTAGGAAGGATGAACATTTTAATCGCAACGCCTGGAAGGCTGTTGCAGCATTTGGATAGTACAGTTGGGTTTGACTCATCAGCAGTCAAGGTTCTTG TCTTGGATGAAGCTGATCGACTTCTCGATCTCGGTTTTCTTCCCGCCCTCAAGGCTATCGTTTCCCACTTCTCTCCCGTTCAAACAGCTCCTGGTTCCCGTCCTTCTCGCCAAACCCTATTGTTCTCCGCTACCCAATCCAAAGACCTCGCCGCCCTCGCCAAACTCTCATTGCACGAGCCTCTATATATCAGCTGTAACAAacctggagaagaaggtgtgATGCCCGCCAACTTGGAGCAATACTATGCTGTAGTACCCTTGGAGCGGAAATTGGACGCCCTTTGGGGATTTGTGAAGAGTcatttgaagatgaagggtaTTGTGTTTGTCACTAGTGGTAAACAG GTTCGATTCATCTTTGAAACTTTCAGACGTCTCCACCCCGGTCTCCCACTCATGCACCTCCACGGCAAGCAAAAGCAACCTACTCGCCTGGACATTTTCCAACgattctcctcctccaaatcaGCTCTTCTCATCTGTACCGACGTTGCAGCTCGTGGTCTCGACTTCCCTGCCGTAGACTGGGTTATCCAGCATGACTGCCCTGACGATGTCGACACCTACATCCATCGGGTTGGACGTACAGCGAGGTACCAAAGTGCGGGTACAGCTTTGACTATTCTCTGCCcgagcgaggaggagggaatgAAGGCCAGATGGGGAGAGAAAATGATCGAGGTCAAGAGAATAAAGATTAAGGAGAGCAAGATGGGCAACTTGAAGCAGTCTATGCAGAATTTTGCGTTTAAGGAGCCCGAGATCAAGTACCTTGGTCAACGT GCATTCATCTCATACATGAAATCTGTCCACATCCAAAAAGACAAATCCATCTTCAAGATTGATGAACTTCCCGCTGAGGCCTTTGCCGAGTCTATGGGTCTTCCTGGTGCCCCTCAAATTAAATTAGGCAACCAGAGGGCTGCCAAGGTGCGAGGACCGAGCAAGGAGGAATTGGCCAGGAAagcagagaaggaagaagaagaggatgaagaagaggaagaagagagagcgGTTGTGGGCAGCGATGAGGAAagtgaggaggatggaagcgaaggtgaaggatctgaggacgaagaggaagaggtcggcgatgaggaagagagtggCGAGGGAAGCGgtagtgatgaggaaactgaagaggagcaaggCGCTTCCAAG CCCAAAGTACCTGCCGTGCGCACCAAATACGACCGCATGTTTGAACGCAAGAATCAGTCTATCCTCACACCCCATTACACTGCTCTCATCGCTCACGATGCTGACAATGCCGCTGGAGCTGGCGAagccgatgatgacgacgacgtCTTCACCCTTGCCCGTCGAGATCACAACCTATccgatgacgaggaggctGATATCGATGTTACTCTCGGCGCTGAGGCTCTTGCTGCTGAATTGAAGAAACCTCTCATCACATCTGAAGATCTGTCTAAGCGAAAGCTCAAGGCAGCCGCGTCTAAGAAGGGTCTGCTAAAGAGCAGGCCTGGTCCCGAAAAGGTGCtgtttgatgaagagactGGTGAGGCTCGAGAGTTCTACAAGAGCGGCGTggatgtggagaaggagatgagtGCGACGGATAAGAGGAGGGAGTActtggagaaagagagagaaattATGAAGATCCAGGACAAGATCGACAAGGAGGTCgcaagggagaagaagaaagagttgaagaggaagagaaaggagagggaaagagaa CTACGACagatggagatgggtgATGAACCCGTCGCTTACCttggtggagatgatgattacGCCTCTGCTGATGAGGGTCGATCactttcaccttctcctgcaCCCTCTTCCGAACCCGAACGGCATTCCAAGAAGCaacgacgaggaagagtgcAAGAGTCTGAGGCTGGtgatttggaggatgaggaagccCTCGCGCTCAGGTTATTGCAAGGATCATAA
- a CDS encoding methylenetetrahydrofolate reductase, whose translation MPHLTSLIAAHNGPFHNYEFFPPLTDPGFVNLLDRIRRLTSPPFQAPLAVSVTWGAGGSTAEKSLELAQQVVGMGVEVILHLTCTNMPKDKVDFALRRCKDLGISNILALRGDPPREEEYAINPTSTPDFFKHADDLVRYIRQTHGDYFCIGVAGYPNPHPDSESEEEDFKWFKAKCDAGADFIVTQLFYDVDVFLEWVKTCRAKGINQPIIPGIMPIQNYASFRRLVNLTKCPVPDSITSDLQPISSDDATVKRYGAELATKMVNQIIGSGLVPGVHFCTLNLEKSVRKILDNLGWSAASKASENEGVVKNKLIEDDSRAVNGIPINGKADTAQSPAKNLSISPSEANQLAQLGLTSTTLPPAPKTGLGAQGATGEDSWDEFPNGRFTDVRSPAYGEIDGWGSGLKITAAQALKEWGVPISTSDLSALFTAYLHSDPKHLTTPFCDLPLSPESHMILPHLLALNSAKVQHWTVGSQPAVDAARSEDEIVGWGPRGGYVFQKAFVEFFVTENEVNRLKEKVKKEGKGLITMYAANRKGDFKSNTDKDSVNAVTWGVFPGQEIAQSTIIEETSFLAWKEEAFDIWTEWSLLYPRNTPSRKLLEGIANEWWLVSLIHHDYKDQDALWRFLLEDLQ comes from the exons ATGCCCCATCTCACATCCCTCATAGCCGCTCACAATGGCCCATTCCACAACTACGAGTTCTTCCCACCACTCACAGACCCAGGCTTTGTAAACCTCCTCGACCGTATCCGCCGACTCACTTCTCCGCCCTTCCAGGCTCCTCTTGCAGTCTCCGTCACATGGGGCGCTGGCGGTTCGACAGCCGAGAAAAGTCTCGAGCTCGCGCAGCAGGTCGTGGGTATGGGCGTGGAGGTCATCCTGCATCTCACCTGCACCAACATGCCCAAGGACAAGGTCGACTTTGCCCTCCGA AGATGTAAAGATCTCGGTATCTCCAACATCCTCGCCCTCCGGGGAGACCCTCccagagaagaggaatatGCTATCAACCCTACTTCCACTCCCGATTTCTTCAAGCACGCCGATGATCTTGTCCGCTACATCCGTCAGACCCACGGCGACTACTTCTGTATCGGTGTTGCTGGCTACCCTAATCCACATCCCGACTCAGAgtcagaggaggaggattttAAATGGTTCAAGGCAAAATGCGACGCCGGTGCCGACTTTATCGTCACGCAACTGTTTTACGATGTCGACGTATTTTTGGAATGGGTCAAGACTTGTCGTGCCAAGG GTATCAACCAACCCATTATCCCCGGAATCATGCCCATCCAGAACTACGCCTCTTTCCGACGACTAGTGAACCTCACCAAGTGTCCCGTTCCCGATAGCATTACTTCTGATCTCCAACCCATCTCCTCGGATGATGCCACTGTCAAGCGCTACGGTGCCGAACTCGCTACCAAGATGGTCAATCAAATCATTGGATCTGGCCTTGTTCCCGGTGTCCACTTTTGTACGCTCAacttggagaagagtgtGAGAAAGATTTTGGACAATCTCGGGTGGTCAGCGGCTAGCAAAGCGAGCGAGAATGAGGGTGTTGTGAAAAACAAGCTCATTGAGGATGATAGTCGGGCGGTAAATGGCATCCCGATTAACGGCAAGGCTGATACAGCTCAGAGCCCTGCGAAGaacctctccatctctccctccgaAGCAAACCAGCTCGCGCAGCTCGGtctcacctccaccaccctcccCCCTGCGCCCAAGACCGGTCTCGGTGCTCAGGGAGCTACCGGCGAAGATAGCTGGGACGAATTCCCCAATGGTCGATTCACCGACGTCCGATCACCCGCTTACGGTGAGATTGACGGTTGGGGTAGCGGTCTCAAAATTACCGCCGCCCAAGCGCTCAAAGAATGGGGTGTacccatctccacctctgATCTCTCGGCGCTGTTCACAGCATACCTCCATTCGGACCCGAAGCATCTCACAACCCCGTTTTGTGACCTCCCACTCTCTCCTGAATCGCATATGatccttcctcacctccTTGCGCTTAACTCTGCCAAGGTCCAGCATTGGACCGTTGGTTCTCAGCCGGCGGTAGATGCAGCAAGGAGTGAAGACGAGATTGTGGGTTGGGGTCCAAGGGGAGGGTATGTGTTCCAAAAGGCGTTTGTAGAGTTCTTCGTGACGGAGAATGAGGTGAACAGgttgaaggaaaaggtgaagaaggagggtaaGGGCCTTATCACTATGTACGCGGCGAACAGGAAG GGCGACTTCAAGTCTAACACTGATAAGGACTCTGTCAATGCTGTCACATGGGGTGTGTTCCCCGGCCAAGAGATTGCTCAATCTACCATCATTGAAGAAACCTCATTCCTCGCTTGGAAG GAGGAAGCATTCGATATCTGGACTGAATGGTCTCTCCTCTACCCCCGCAACACACCTTCACGCAAGCTCCTTGAGGGTATCGCCAATGAATGGTGGCTTGTCAGTCTAATTCACCATGATTACAAAGATCAAGATGCCTTGTGGAGATTCTTGTTGGAGGACTTGCAGTAA
- a CDS encoding diphthamide biosynthesis protein 1 has translation MPVPVNDPAAISEPTEGIERSTKPAVKSRKRFVGSSKAATSRPVVRRVANQVPDDILHDKELNAAVAALPGNYNFEIHKTIYHIRRDNVQSVALQMPEGLMMYGCAIADIIERFTGALPMMLADVTYGACCIDDYTAKEMGAEMIVHYGHSCLIPVSQTTLKTLYVFVEIGIDTPHLSLSVRRNFPSSRSAFQRLILGAGEAAPGGKVPITLESTDESAQSTPDLSENDLPTRLALVSTIQFVAATQALRADLETAMPPLEKEEIEQEEEGMVAKVKRGDIGVWRGKYEVTVPQAKPLSPGEVLGCTAPKLNDVDALIYVGDGRFHLESIMIANPTIPAFRYDPYSKKFTREVYNHTEMRGLRGDAVKAARKNLDDQGSGSWAVLLGTLGRQGSLAVLKSIQNSLPADSLPPLLLLLSELSPAKLALLPNSQISTFIQTSCPRLSIDWGYAFSRPLLSPYEASVAVGRVKGWGGLSLENGKEGGKLEGEGDYPMDFYADNSLGDWTPRHNPPKPRPARIRPQALACAQD, from the exons ATGCCTGTCCCAGTAAATGATCCCGCGGCAATATCGGAGCCAACAGAAGGTATCGAAAGGTCCACAAAGCCTGCTGTCAAATCACGCAAGCGCTTCGTCGGTAGCTCCAAAGCTGCGACCTCTAGACCGGTGGTCAGGCGAGTTGCTAATCAAGTGCCGGATGATATATTGCACGACAAGGAGTTGAACGCTGCAGTTGCTG CCTTGCCTGGAAACTATAACTTTGAGATCCACAAGACTATCTACCATATCCGAAGAGATAATGTACAGAGCGTAGCATTGCAAATGCCCGAGGGTTTGATGATGTATGGGTGTGCTATCGCTGATATCATTGAAAG ATTTACTGGTGCATTACCAATGATGCTGGCGGATGTGACCTATGGAGCATGTT GCATTGACGATTATACGGCAAAAGAAATGGGCGCAGAAATGATTGTTCACTACGGCCATTCATGCCTCA TCCCTGTATCCCAGACGACCCTCAAGACTCTCTATGTCTTTGTTGAAATTGGCATTGACACccctcatctctccctttctgTCCGACGCaacttcccttcctcccgaTCTGCATTTCAGCGCCTCATTTTGGGAGCTGGTGAAGCTGCACCCGGCGGCAAAGTCCCCATCACGCTTGAATCCACCGATGAATCGGCCCAGTCGACCCCCGATCTTTCAGAAAACGATCTTCCCACCCGACTTGCTCTCGTTTCTACCATTCAGTTCGTAGCTGCCACTCAGGCTCTTCGTGCTGATTTGGAGACAGCCATGCCACctttggaaaaggaggaaattgagcaggaagaggaaggaatggtTGCTAAAGTAAAGAGAGGTGATATAGGAGTGTGGAGGGGCAAATACGAGGTAACTGTGCCTCAGGCGAAGCCTTTGAGTCCAGGAGAGGTTTTGGGGTGTACAGCGCCAAAATTAAATGATGTTGATGCGCTAAT ATACGTCGGTGACGGTCGATTCCATCTCGAATCAATAATGATTGCCAACCCTACCATCCCCGCTTTCCGATACGATCCTTATTCCAAAAAATTCACTCGAGAGGTGTACAACCACACGGAAATGCGCGGTTTGCGAGGGGACGCCGTTAAGGCTGCCAGGAAAAATCTTGATGATCAAGGTTCAGGTAGTTGGGCCGTTTTACTCGGTACTCTGGGCCGACAAGGTAGTCTTGCCGTTTTGAAATCCATCCAGAACTCTCTTCCTGCCGATTCCCTCCCGccactcctcctccttctctctgaATTGTCCCCCGCGAAACTCGCTCTCTTGCCGAATTCTCAAATATCAACGTTTATCCAAACATCGTGCCCACGTCTATCCATCGATTGGGGATATGCTTTCTCTCGACCGCTACTAAGTCCATACGAGGCAAGCGTCGCTGTTGGGCGGGTCAAGGGTTGGGGTGGATTGAGTTTGgaaaatggaaaggaaggaggtaagctggaaggtgaaggggaTTATCCGATGGACTTCTATGCGGATAATTCCTTGGGTGATTGGACGCCGAGACATAATCCACCAAAACCAAGGCCTGCAAGGATCAGGCCACAAGCTCTGGCTTGCGCTCAAGATTAG
- a CDS encoding coiled-coil domain-containing protein 12, translated as METNLAATTAARKERLIALRKRKEAVESGTSDGLTHFALKQRNYDPETRGFRKRETGEEGEDTVEKAVEGLAEQIIKEDEEKRNEELDLFNIQPKRANWDLKRDMNNRMGKLERKTNEAIATIFRQRLQAMRKNQDPNAQVDLVAGIAAAEHERDERARSEDSDE; from the exons ATGGAGACAAACCTCGCAGCCACAACAGCAGCTAGGAAGGAGCGGCTCATAGCCCTTAGAAAACGGAAAGAAGCGGTCGAATCTGGGACGAGCGATGGCCT GACACATTTTGCCCTAAAGCAAAGAAACTATGACCCGGAAACGCGTGGATTCCGTAAACGTGAGActggcgaagaaggggaggatACCGTCGAAAAGGCTGTGGAAGGATTGGCAGAGCAGATTAtcaaggaggacgaggagaagagaaatgaAGAGCTC GATCTGTTTAACATTCAACCGAAACGTGCAAACTGGGATCTTAAACGAGATATGAACAACCGCATGGGCAAACTGGAACGCAAAACCAACGAGGCTATCGCCACCATTTTCC GACAAAGATTACAAGCAATGCGAAAGAATCAGGACCCTAATGCTCAAGTAGATTTGGTAGCTGGCATCGCCGCGGCTGAGCATGAGCGGGATGAACGGGCGAGATCTGAAGACAGTGATGAATAG